In the genome of Tripterygium wilfordii isolate XIE 37 chromosome 19, ASM1340144v1, whole genome shotgun sequence, one region contains:
- the LOC119985377 gene encoding probable protein S-acyltransferase 7: MRETYVVPPPPSRASGSLTEAADAAGTAMIRAYRIWKGSNIFFLQGRLIFGPDVRSVLLTVFLIVAPVAVFCVFVARKLMDDFQHHLGILVMVIVVALTLFDLIVLLVTSGRDPGIVPRNAHPPEPEVYEESSGVWPGQTPPQRLPRTKDVIVNGITVKTKYCDTCMLYRPPRCSHCSICNNCVEKFDHHCPWVGQCIGLRNYRFYFMFVFTSTLLCLYIHGFCWVYITRIMDGEATSFWKAMIKTPASIALLIYSFFSVWFVGGLTALHLYLISTNQSTYENFRYRYDRVTNPHNKGVIKNFIEVFCSSIPPSKNNFRGKVPKEPEIPPRMVGGSFVSSNRSETIVDTETGSMRKTVRDEAAKEVGDNESRLSDDIAVNVDVKWTDESSNLPKFPPKDGTQGNEASYHRISSWGRKNWEVASEIGDSKWAADGNSSNLRTEDPQSCSFEKH; this comes from the exons ATGAGGGAGACGTATGTGGTGCCGCCTCCTCCGTCCCGTGCTTCAGGCTCGCTGACTGAAGCTGCAGACGCTGCTGGGACGGCGATGATCAGGGCATACCGTATTTGGAAAGGCAGCAAT ATATTTTTTCTTCAGGGGAGGCTTATATTTGGACCAGATGTGAGATCAGTTCTACTAACTGTGTTTCTTATTGTAGCTCCTGTTGCTGTCTTCTGTGTCTTTGTAGCAAGAAAGCTGATGGATGATTTTCAGCATCACTTGGGAATATTAGTGATGGTCATTGTTGTTGCCTTGACATTATTT GATTTAATAGTTCTTCTAGTAACCTCAGGAAGAGACCCTGGAATAGTACCTCGTAATGCACACCCTCCTGAACCAGaagtctatgaagagagttctGGAGTCTGGCCTGGGCAAACGCCACCACAACGTTTGCCTCGTACGAAGGATGTTATTGTCAATGGAATAACTGTGAAGACCAAGTACTGTGATACTTGCATGCTTTATCGGCCTCCTCGCTGTTCCCACTGTTCAATTTGCAATAACTGCGTGGAAAAGTTTGACCATCACTGCCCCTGGGTTGGCCAGTGCATTGGATTG CGCAATTATCGGTTTTACTTCATGTTTGTCTTCACTTCAACTCTGCTTTGCTTATATATACATGGGTTTTGCTGGGTATATATCACGAGGATCATGGATGGTGAGGCAACATCGTTTTGGAAAGCAATGATTAAGACTCCAGCTTCCATTGCGCTACTGATTTACTCCTTTTTCTCCGTCTGGTTTGTTGGCGGCCTTACTGCTTTACATTTGTATCTCATCAGTACAAACCAG TCTACGTACGAAAATTTTAGATATCGGTATGATCGAGTAACCAATCCACATAACAAGGGAGTCATCAAGAATTTCATCGAGGTATTTTGTAGTAGTATTCCTCCTTCTAAGAACAATTTCAGAGGAAAGGTCCCAAAGGAGCCTGAAATTCCACCGCGAATGGTTGGAGGAAGTTTTGTAAGTTCAAACAGGTCGGAAACCATTGTTGATACAGAAACAGGGAGTATGAGGAAGACAGTTAGGGATGAGGCTGCAAAAGAGGTAGGTGACAATGAAAGCCGACTGAGTGATGATATTGCAGTGAACGTGGATGTCAAATGGACTGATGAGTCTTCGAATCTACCCAAATTTCCTCCGAAAGATGGCACACAAGGGAATGAGGCCTCTTATCATCGAATATCTAGTTGGGGAAGGAAGAACTGGGAAGTAGCTTCTGAGATTGGAGATTCGAAGTGGGCAGCTGATGGCAACAGTAGTAACTTGAGAACAGAGGATCCACAATCTTGTTCCTTCGAGAAACATTAA
- the LOC119985380 gene encoding mitochondrial import inner membrane translocase subunit TIM8-like, which translates to MDPSSLNSAEMERFLNQEKERAMVNEMVAKLTSVCWDKCITSTPGSKFSSSESSCLSHCAQRYMDMSLIIMKRFQSMQ; encoded by the exons ATGGATCCCAGTTCCCTTAACTCAGCTGAGATGGAACGATTCCTCAAT caagaaaaagaaagggccATGGTCAATGAGATGGTGGCAAAACTTACGAGCGTCTGCTGGGACAAGTGCATCACTAGTACGCCAGGGAGCAAGTTCAGCTCCAGTGAATCATCATGTTTATCACACTGTGCTCAGCGATACATGGATATGAGTCTCATTATCATGAAAAGATTTCAGTCCATGCAGTGA
- the LOC119986240 gene encoding NAC domain-containing protein 83-like, which yields MDKFNSTRDGLTRLPPGFRFQPTDEELVFQYLKCKVFAWALPATIIPEINVCKYDPWDLPGDVEQEKYFFSNKEAKYRNGKRINRSTASGYWKATGSDKHIVSSVTNYQMMGIRKTLVFHRGKPPHGSRTDWIMHEYRLVAAPAAAASTANVACERLQTTQIEQLDNWVLCRIFLKIRSSSSKDDQQTQQSRDVNDFIADEPRFFNFMPIDKADDLSPASSSSSSSSNAIIDTFSSGSYH from the exons atggacaagttcAACAGTACCAGAGATGGATTAACAAGACTCCCACCCGGCTTTCGCTTCCAACCGACCGATGAAGAGCTTGTTTTTCAGTACCTAAAATGCAAAGTCTTTGCATGGGCACTACCAGCCACTATCATTCCTGAAATCAATGTCTGCAAGTATGATCCTTGGGACTTACCAG GGGATGTGGAGCAAGAGAAGTACTTTTTCAGTAACAAAGAAGCAAAGTATCGAAATGGGAAGAGAATAAACAGATCAACTGCTTCTGGGTATTGGAAGGCAACAGGCTCAGACAAGCACATTGTGTCTTCAGTGACTAATTATCAAATGATGGGGATTAGAAAGACACTGGTTTTTCATAGAGGGAAGCCTCCTCATGGGTCTAGAACAGATTGGATTATGCACGAATATCGCCTTGTCGCTgcaccagcagcagcagcatcaaCTGCTAATGTAGCATGTGAACGCCTTCAAACTACCCAG ATTGAGCAGTTGGATAATTGGGTTCTTTGTCGCATATTTTTGAAGATAAGAAGTTCAAGCTCCAAGGATGATCAACAGACTCAACAGAGTAGAGATGTCAATGATTTTATTGCGGATGAGCCaagatttttcaattttatgccaatagacaaggcTGATGATTTGAGTCCTGCatcttcttcatcctcttcaAGTTCCAATGCGATCATCGATACATTCTCAAGTGGATCATATCATTAG
- the LOC119985584 gene encoding uncharacterized protein LOC119985584, giving the protein MGCGASKAENGGEVVPVRLRPFLRRRFEEIKTRNAMAMKHEGATLSKKQLLKDGEEEDDDSQKSVSSQEDSQVSPPLPEPEMTRNEVAEENVVDVATPRSAKVAPEPECDDKDEDDDNEIANKEMDVPVLVKEEVLVMETDGAEDEEVGRLVRNVEDRYICPGSPSFRVYCIDQSFDDSTDESKNKEEDHTILQSQSGSMSAGSKSDGESETKIKKKGKKVYRFKKVIIPKGKLLNITSCYYPACSGHHESTRLLSQKAAVA; this is encoded by the exons ATGGGGTGTGGAGCATCAAAGGCTGAAAATGGTGGAGAGGTGGTGCCTGTCAGGCTTCGTCCTTTTCTCCGACGCCGGTTTGAGGAGATCAAAACCCGAAACGCCATGGCAATGAAACATGAAGGAGCAACTCTGTCCAAGAAACAGCTGCTTAAAGatggtgaagaagaagatgatgatagcCAGAAGAGCGTGTCTTCACAAGAGGACAGCCAGGTGTCCCCGCCTTTGCCAGAGCCTGAAATGACAAGAAATGAGGTTGCGGAGGAAAATGTAGTTGATGTGGCAACACCAAGATCTGCTAAGGTGGCACCGGAGCCGGAATGtgatgataaagatgaagatgatgacaaTGAGATAGCAAACAAGGAAATGGATGTTCCAGTTCTTGTGAAAGAGGAAGTGTTGGTGATGGAAACAGATGGAGCAGAGGATGAAGAAGTGGGAAGACTTGTTAGGAATGTAGAAGACAGATATATCTGTCCTGGATCACCAAGTTTCAGAGTATATTGTATCGATCAATCATTCGACGACTCAACGGATGAAA GTAAAAACAAAGAGGAAGATCACACAATCCTACAATCGCAAAGTGGAAGCATGAGTGCTGGATCAAAATCCGATGGG GAATCAGAGACCAAgataaagaagaaaggaaagaaagtaTACAGGTTTAAGAAGGTCATCATACCTAAGGGGAAGCTGCTGAACATCACGTCGTGTTACTATCCGGCTTGTTCTGGCCATCATGAGAGCACACGTCTTCTTTCCCAGAAGGCAGCAGTTGCTTAA